Proteins from one Podospora pseudocomata strain CBS 415.72m chromosome 4, whole genome shotgun sequence genomic window:
- a CDS encoding hypothetical protein (EggNog:ENOG503Q4RR; COG:S), with translation MSPSNPSSSSSHHHSHKQNDSINSLSSLSPRTRLDSRDHRYNSRAPVNSNNPPPQVTHNKRRSSTYTTFPPAASIKPNPPRSSSLFPGPAATGSGSGSGSPTRATAHAPPVFRDVVFNDPQPTGTPASKNEPQTVHKRGHSRSSSAGLSDGFRNLNRWSASTASSRASNFAGFTKRVSTEFLGGAFGKSRPSTADESPRSGATRTASRPRSDSPVPAPIPPLETLPPILTGPSLEDEVFESDVLTQSSVAPIEPPRRRIARPAEEIDPDWDGTPQLSEQESGSSLQRLGPAITLRPADPITPTDTTVMTMPYTQNGQPRGHSRNRSTGAKGSVDTNGSSRSREKEREREKERERERAGKPPSQKAMLSRALQKANTAVQLDNVQNFEAARRAYAEACTVLQQVLMRTNGEEDRRKLDAIHQTYTNRIQELDEQLADIEPEGKELPERPESYEFHEPIYHAQVNGREREYEREPTSAVSRHAPRPNFTPRAPPPNLSVDTSRAGPQNGTTSYLTEQYSLQSAFSRARTGSGTPVQGQSQNGFMPRPLSPLRRPSSPANPPPPPPDNGHSDRTQQQPDYLMSGARLGAYDAQVGHQRVNSHESVSWLDPIDESEASSVSSVHSRSSSKIVRKHIRAASGDTEAEFDAALDDAIEAAYDDGYEPEQTYQGQNQGCGEDGGRADEERRQAELAQDRIRDEERDALALATEREQRLRLEMQREDEEYRRQEAIGEEFWEDHEAEEEERMLDEMTRGYALDQFSFDNNRTGRPIPRESDSSGLTSRTWHSSMGSNPPHTATTVMTPISDKNAALPRLPDPLPPPPSHALPPPPPQTAGSQGSNQTVRNRRLSGQNAAQLKIETSKLAPPTGLATASSAVPSHPKSAGNYIVQQRQALSAGPSRLMGAFSSRATPSPGPAGPDDDDAPPLPLGFVHEHEASRSASPALTRPTLRSNFSSASLKSMKSRNLSISHMDDGDMSPGTPSSNQFGMGGSSTRLPSIPALPEAYKDRASSTAAGGMHLLDSNLHSFDAPGSPNPLLPDAPVALEPCPNDTLLRPFWLMRCLYQTLCHPRGGYVSNKLFVPRGVWQMKGVKLKNVEDKIANCDLLTAALQKLARVDTCDADLVLEEMQSLENVLEQVQAALSRKLGSEVGVQGSGTMFKDASGMEAEAASMPRSGSVAGKGSSFSWRRLRSKNSSANLPGLASSYGGKGGSGGGGGGANASTVSHESTVKDALLASLPMTSHPTSRPAKRDVGNVLFTGPNAGYMSSLARLFDAAQSIDQIARQVDDPGLRHADKTQVGLELCTRHAAEFFAFYICRFVLTDLTMLLDKFVKRGAEWVLV, from the exons ATGTCCCCATCGAatccgtcctcctcctcctcccaccaccactcccacaaACAAAACGACTCGATCAACTCGCTCTCGTCGCTGTCGCCACGCACCCGGCTGGACAGCCGAGACCACCGATACAATAGCAGAGCCCCTGTCAATAGtaacaaccctcccccccaagtCACACACAACAAGCGTCGCTCTTCCACCTACACCACCTTCCCTCCCGCCGCGTCGATCAAGCCGAACCCTCCACGAAGCTCTTCGCTTTTTCCTGGACCGGCAGCCACAGGATCAGGATCAGGATCAGGATCACCAACTCGAGCAACAGCGCATGCGCCTCCCGTCTTCCGCGACGTCGTGTTCAATGACCCTCAGCCCACGGGCACCCCTGCCAGCAAAAACGAACCCCAAACAGTCCACAAGAGGGGCCATTCTCGGTCGAGTAGCGCTGGACTGAGCGACGGGTTTCGCAACCTCAATCGGTGGTCAGCGTCCACAGCATCCAGTCGTGCATCGAACTTTGCCGGCTTCACCAAGCGGGTAAGCACCGAATTTCTCGGCGGTGCCTTTGGAAAGAGCAGGCCGTCGACAGCGGACGAGTCTCCACGCTCGGGAGCCACCCGCACTGCAAGCCGGCCCCGCAGCGACTCCCCCGTACCAGCGCCGATCCCGCCCTTGGAGACATTGCCGCCCATTCTGACCGGGCCGTCgctggaggacgaggtcttTGAGTCTGATGTTCTGACACAGTCTTCTGTTGCGCCAATTGAACCGCCGCGACGACGCATTGCGAGACCGGCCGAAGAAATTGACCCTGACTGGGATGGTACACCGCAGCTTTCCGAGCAAGAGTCAGGATCGTCGCTGCAGCGGCTAGGGCCCGCGATCACGCTGCGCCCAGCTGATCCCATCACGCCGACCGATACTACCGTTATGACCATGCCCTACACACAGAATGGGCAGCCCAGGGGCCACTCGCGAAACCGCTCGACCGGGGCCAAGGGGAGCGTAGACACGAATGGGTCCTCGAGGAGtcgggagaaggagagagaaagagagaaagaaagggagCGAGAGAGGGCGGGGAAGCCACCGTCCCAAAAGGCCATGCTGTCGAGAGCGTTGCAAAAGGCGAACACGGCTGTGCAGCTTGACAACGTCCAGAATTTCGAAGCTGCAAGACGGGCATACGCCGAGGCGTGTACCGTGCTCCAACAGGTGCTGATGCGAACgaatggcgaggaggataggaggaagctggatgCCATC CACCAAACCTACACAAACCGAATACAAGAGTTGGACGAACAGCTGGCCGACATTGAACCGGAGGGCAAGGAGCTACCTGAACGACCGGAGAGCTACGAATTCCACGAGCCCATATACCATGCGCAGGTCAACGGCAGAGAGAGGGAGTACGAGAGAGAGCCGACGTCTGCAGTATCGAGACACGCGCCCAGACCAAACTTCACTCCGCGGGCGCCACCGCCCAACTTATCCGTGGACACGTCGAGGGCCGGCCCCCAGAACGGCACGACAAGCTACCTTACCGAGCAGTATTCTCTGCAGTCTGCTTTTTCGAGAGCCAGGACTGGCAGCGGGACACCGGTCCAGGGGCAATCACAAAATGGATTCATGCCACGTCCGCTGTCACCTTTGAGGCGACCGTCATCTCCAGCAAAtcccccgcctccaccaccggacAATGGGCACTCCGACCgcacacaacaacagcccgaCTATCTCATGTCGGGCGCTCGTCTTGGCGCATATGATGCTCAGGTGGGTCACCAGAGAGTAAACAGCCACGAGTCAGTATCGTGGCTTGATCCGATCGACGAGTCCGAGGCTTCTAGTGTGTCCTCTGTCCATTCGAGATCATCGTCCAAGATTGTTCGAAAACACATCCGAGCTGCGAGCGGAGACACGGAGGCCGAGTTTGATGCCGCGCTGGACGACGCCATTGAGGCCGCGTACGATGATGGCTACGAACCGGAACAAACATATCAAGGTCAAAACCAAGGgtgcggggaggatggtggcagGGCTGATGAGGAACGACGCCAAGCTGAGCTTGCGCAAGACAGAATAAGGGACGAGGAACGAGACGCCTTGGCGCTGGCCACGGAGCGAGAGCAGAGGTTGCGACTGGAGATGCAACGGGAAGATGAGGAATATCGACGGCAGGAAGCGATAGGGGAGGAGTTTTGGGAGGATCACgaggccgaagaagaagaacgcATGCTGGATGAGATGACTAGAGGGTACGCCTTGGACCAGTTTTCGTTTGACAATAACCGGACAGGGCGGCCGATACCACGAGAGTCGGATTCGAGCGGGCTGACGAGCCGGACGTGGCACAGCTCCATGGGATCAAACCCACCGCACacggccaccaccgtcaTGACGCCCATCAGTGACAAGAACGCGGCGCTGCCTCGTCTGCCCGacccgctgccgccgccccctTCTCACGCATtgccgcctccgcccccgCAAACTGCCGGTTCTCAAGGCTCCAACCAGACGGTGCGAAACAGACGACTTTCGGGACAAAATGCAGCGCAGCTCAAGATCGAGACGTCGAAGCTTGCACCTCCGACCGGTCTTGCCACAGCTTCCTCTGCTGTCCCATCGCATCCGAAGTCAGCCGGGAATTACATTGTTCAGCAACGGCAGGCTCTGTCAGCGGGGCCCAGCCGTTTGATGGGTGCCTTTTCGTCAAGAGCCACACCGTCTCCCGGTCCCGCGGGGccggacgatgacgatgccCCGCCGTTGCCCCTGGGTTTCGTCCACGAGCACGAAGCCTCTCGTTCTGCCTCGCCAGCCTTGACGCGCCCGACGCTACGAAGCAACTTCTCGTCGGCGAGCTTGAAGAGCATGAAGTCGCGCAATTTGTCCATTTCGCACATGGACGATGGAGATATGTCGCCCGGGACACCCTCAAGCAACCAGTTCGGCATGGGGGGCTCCAGCACACGCCTACCTTCAATCCCAGCGCTCCCCGAGGCGTACAAGGACCGAGCTAGCAgcactgctgctggggggaTGCATCTTTTGGACAGCAACCTTCACAGCTTTGACGCGCCTGGGTCGCCGAACCCTTTGTTGCCCGATGCTCCTGTCGCGCTGGAGCCGTGTCCGAATGATACCCTGCTGAGACCGTTTTGGCTGATGAGGTGTTTGTATCAGACGCTGTGCCATCCGCGGGGAGGGTACGTGAGCAACAAGCTTTTCGTGCCGAGGGGTGTCTGGCAGATGAAGGGGGTCAAGCTGAAGAACGTGGAGGACAAGATTGCCAATTGTGATCTCTTGACGGCGGCGCTTCAGAAGCTGGCGAGGGTGGACACGTGCGATGCTGActtggtgctggaggagatgcAATCGCTGGAGAATGTGTTGGAGCAAGTCCAGGCTGCGCTGTCGAGGAAGCTGGGgagtgaggttggtgttCAGGGGAGCGGGACCATGTTCAAGGACGCGAGCGggatggaggcggaggcggcgtcGATGCCTAGGTCGGGGAGCGTGGCCGGCAAGGGGAGCAGTTTttcttggaggaggctgaggagcaaGAACAGTTCGGCGAATCTGCCTGGGTTGGCGAGTTCGTAtggcgggaagggggggagtggtggtggtggaggaggggcgaaTGCTTCTACTGTTAGCCACGAGTCGACGGTAAAGGATGCGTTGTTGGCGAGCTTGCCCATGACGAGTCATCCCACGAGCAGGCCGGCGAAGAGGGATGTTGGGAATGTGTTGTTTACGGGGCCGAATGCGGGTTACATGAGCTCGTTGGCGAGATTGTTCGATGCTGCGCAGTCGATCG ATCAGATTGCGCGACAGGTCGACGACCCCGGACTGCGTCACGCCGACAAGACGCAGGTTGGGCTTGAGCTCTGCACCCGGCACGCGGCCGAGTTTTTTGCGTTTTACATCTGCCGCTTTGTACTGACCGACTTGACGATGCTGTTGGACAAGtttgtgaagaggggggcTGAGTGGGTGCTTGTGTAG